GAGTAACTGCCTGGGTCCTGTGTGCTGGAGAGTTGTGACAAAGGCCTCACCTGTTCATTCTAGGCCAGGGCCAGAACTGGAATCAAGGTTACAACAACTACTGGAACCAGGGATACAACCAGAACTATGGCTACGGACAGCAAGGCTACGGATATGGCGGCTACGGCAACTATGACTACTCTGCTGGTTATTACGGCTATGGGGGTGGCTACGATTACAGTAAGCGATAAGTGCCCCCAGGGAAAGAAAGAATgagagaaactttattttcttggtCCTCCTTGTTGTACAGAAGAACTCAGTCCCTTTTTCTCTTGTCCTCCAGACCAGGGCAATACAAGCTATGGGAAAACTCCAAGACGTGGAGGCCACCAGAATAGCTACAAGCCATACTGATCACACGTAGTGCAGGTATGCATTTTTGCATCATCCGTGGTAGTATGAGAACATAGCTGTAACCATTGGTGCCTTTTTGACCCCAAAGATCTCCATCTACTCTAAATCCATTCAAGCATTGTGGTGGGGTTAGGGTAGGCTGTGTTGTGGGGTCTGTGATCATTAAAGATGGATTCATTCCACCTGTCAGCCATCTTAAGATGCATCTCTACTACTTGATCAATAAGGGTTGAGTTGGTGGTGGTTGAGAACAGGAATAAGGACCGTTTCACCTTTCACCAGGGTGCTAGGTGTACTAGTTAGCGGTCGTGCCCCCCTCCCAAAGTGTGTCTGTCCATTCACTGACCTGTCAAACTCATTCATgcacctgtctgtctttgtgtaaCTGCATGCCATATTTGGTTTATTCTCAGTAACGTTAAGCACCGTGTTTTTCTCTTAAGGTCTAAAGTAAATAAGAAAGAGATCCATGGTCTGACCACAACGAACATGGGCTCTGGCTTTTCCTTTGGAGTTGGCAGAAATTTGGACTCATGCTCCATTTGTACAGATCAAGTGAGGAACTGGGGAAGCAAATGTCACTTTtccactttttattttatattgttttgtgtCCATTTACATTTCCAGTGATGGAAGTGTTATTTTTACTGTACTTTTTGGTACCTTTTTGAATCTAATGTATTGTATGGTTGTATTTTTACATGTCTACTGGATTTACAGATGAGCAGGAGCAAGAGCTTTTAAAgctcacaaataaaacaattttgcttttttttttttctttcttttttggtgTTTCTAGATCTTTAGTTATTTTCTCCCGTGCTGAATGTTGGATGCGAGTTGCATGGCTTCAGATGTGGGGTGAGGCAAAAAAATAAGGGATTTAAACTAATCAAAGGGTTCATTGTAAGCGTGTCAAGTTAATGTTTGCAGATGGCCTAGTAGACGAAGACAACCAgcatctttattttctttttttttttttcttttggcttttaaGGAGATTCTTCCCCCATCATGTCTGCAATTTTAAGTGGCTTTACTAGTGTTATTCAACTGAACGCAAGCCTGTTAATGTAAGAGGGTACTCCCTCTCTCACTGGAAACTCATTCCTCTAGTGTCTTGGGCAAATTGGTAGAAATAAACTTTTGGTTTATATTACACACGGATCCTTTTGTTATTATTTGTAAAgataatgttaaatgttttgtaCTGTTAAATGgcttgcttgttttgtcttgagTAATGTTAACACCTCTACGGATGCCTCTTTAGGAAGGTGTGGGAGAGGGCTTCAATACCTGCAGGATAACTTGCTGAGTGTTAATACCCACCCCACTAGATGTGAAACTGCGATACTTGAGCATTTTTTATGAATGTGACCAGGAGTTAAAGCTAGTGTTCTGGTAAGTGCTTATCTCAACCATACTGTGTATTAGGAACATGTTGCTGCTCAGTGTTTTAACGTgggataaaatattttaaatattgctACTTTGGGTAAAAGAAAGTAAGAGTCaagatttctttaaaaaatgcttGGTGTTTAATTAGTGTCttgattggagaaaaaaaacaagtcttTGTAGATCATGAATGTCAAATTAGCATCTTGTGTAATGGGTCGACTTGCAGATGGTAACGATAAAATGTGTAAACCTCCAGTTGGCTGGGTTTCACCAGTTAGGTGTCTGCATAGGAGATGCCTTAAAAATGGCACTGAACACCtgaggggaagaaaaaaacttACATTGATACACTTTAAAGTTGCATGGCTGTAGACAAATGAAAAGAGCAGTCATCCTCCTTTTCTGACTGACATAAAAAAATCCACTTCCACCATTTTGATATTTCCTAGATTAAACTTTGTACTAGTAAACAATTTATCATCAGACTAATCCATTTCTAAAGCAAAGTGAGTCCCCACAGTGGTCAGTGACGAGTGGAAGACAGCAACATGTTCTGCTAAGTGAAATGACTGAACTTGTTCGATCTACTGGAACCTCGAGTATAAGACATTCACATCTCTACCTCTGAACTTTATGAATGTGACCGTCTGACAATGATGCAATTAAAGGTTTTTCTACAGGTTTAACAAACCTTAGATGTCGTCCTTTTCCAGTTTAAGTGCACTGGCTCCCATGTCTGTGAGAAAAAGGAATGGTTAAAATTATGAATGTGTGATACTCACTCTTTCACAGTGTTTTATATTACGTCTTGAGTGTCAGGTAGCGGTGTCTGTCAAACTAACCTGTGAGGATGCGGTCAATACACTGTACCACCAGCTCGGCGTCCTCTATACTAAAGCACATGGGAGGTTTAAACTTGACGACGTTGTCCCAGGGGCCGTCTGTACTGACACAGATTTTATCCTCCTCTTTCAACCTAACATAAAAGGGACATGAAGTGAAATCACAGAAACAGTGCGTACAAGAAAATCAAGTTAAAGGTAATCTGTGTTTCGACTGTAACTGTGACTACTGTATTGCACTCTAGTCTGGTACCTtttcaccactgctgctgctgtttctgtggCGGGagtcttcttcttcctgtctgTAACCAGCTCAAGACCCACAAACAGACCTACACCTCTGTCAAATAGggaacacaacagaaaacaatctAAGACAGGGGGCGACACTTTACAACTCACCTCAACTTTTAGTTGTTATTTTGACGAAGGAAAACTGGATTTGAGTAATGAAACGGCCCAGATTGAAAAGGTAACTGGATGCTTCCAACTGGCATGTCTTCAAAGTCCCTGttgttattgtcattttattcCCTTAAGTTGTGTCTGGTATTCTAATTAAATTACTAGCTCAAGTTTTGACCCTTGGGTAAGGAAATATAAGTGCCATAAGTCTGTCCTTATCACAGTAGATATTTACATGTCTCAGTAGGAGGGAGCACTTAAATAGAACAGGGCCATTGCTAATGTTATTAATCCCGGTGCATTTCCTATTGTGTGaattcaaaatgtctgctgtgaaagaaGGCCTGATACACACTTCTAATAATAGGTTTTGAATGtggggtcttttttttttttttttacctacgGTATTTTACAGTTCCTCTACAACgtaaataattacattaataattAAACAACTAGGGACACGGGTCAAAAATGAGCAATAGCTCTAAACTCCATGTGCAGCACACCAGTTTCATTCTTTGTATTGGAACAGATTTAAATGGTTTTGTccccatcatgaaaataaatagaTGTTAACTTTCGAGGCCaagcacattttatttctagCAGCCAATTCCAATAGTTATAAGTTGTtccatcaaaacatttttcatgtcagaGATCGATCAGTACCGTCCTGCCTACTCCTCTGAGCTGACAGAAGATGGACACAGGGTGTAAAgagttctgtctgatatcaggtaAAAGATaagaaaacacctgtgtggattTAATTATTGTTAGTAATTTAATTAGTAATTAGTAGCAGTGAAATGGTATGTGACAAGCTAATGTGTGCTAGACTGTCCTTATCACTTAAATCTGATTTCATCACATGGACTTTTGAGTACAGAACGGCGCCGACCTTAATGCATTTGGGGAGTGTGATAGTCACCGCTTTCTCACCTGACGTCGCCAATTATTTGATGTCGAGTTTGCAGCTTCATGAGCAGATCTTTAAGATGTCCTCCAACCCGAGTGGCGTTTCCTCTAAGGTCCTCTTTCTCTATCACATCAAGGACCGCCAGGCCGATTGCACAGGACACTGGGTTCCCTCCAAACTGCATGATGTTAGAGGCAAAACAAATTTCATCTTGATATAGGCATGCATTTTAAGAGGCAGTGCATACAGGTGTCCACAGAAATCTCTTTTGGGGTAACAGACTTTAAGAATTCCCATTATTAATGTATATTTTATGCTGCAGCGTAGTAGTAAGTGAAAAGTCTTTAACATTTGTCAAGCAGTAGTCAGTGAGTGACACAAGCACCTAAATTAAACATTGGTTCTGACATTGTACCTTAGAAGACACTATCTTCATGTCGTAGGttactaaaaataataatagataaCTATGATATCACGCAATCTCTGACCCTGCAAACTGGGGTAACTGCAGACCCCTGaggtatttttgttttatcccACCGGAGCTGTGTTATATTTCTCTAACTGTCATGACTTTGTCAGTTTGTTCCAAATGACTTCATATCATCATTTACggtttctgttttaattagtgctTGTAAGGGGTGGGGGACTCATCAGTCAGTTCAATCAGTCGTTTTaaaggacacagagacagatttTGATGGCCATAAATACTGCTCTTCACTAAGGTAAGATAATGTTCAAAATTATTTCATGATAAAAAGTTTTATGACGATCAAATCACAAAGAAGTCCACCAGCCGCAATGGATGTCAAATGCTCAGCTGGAACCTCTACTTGAAAAAGGCGTTACCATTTGACCCCGAAACGCAGACAGGAAGTTAACACGTTTTCTCCGCATGTGATGTGCCAGTATGCAGTGAGAACAGCATGAGCCAAATCGTGTGCTGTAACTGCTAGTAGCATGTGGTGTTTGAAAAAATGGAAATTTGAGGTCTTTTGTATTGAAGAgcaattaaaattaaaaggtTTTAAACTTTGAATGACTGTGGGTTTCATTCAGTTTGGTTGGTTCcaatatatactgtacatacaacTTGAAATGACTGAAAACTAAATGAGCATCGGTCATAAATGATAGAAGAAATAAGCTCCTCAGTACTAATGTGGACTGTACTTAGGGTAAAAGTTGGAGTTTGTATTAAAGAAAagtatatattttcattttacacaacatgcaaacaaactatttaaataataatctgTGTTTTAAATGACCTTACCTACTCAACAAATAATGTTATGAGAGGAAATAAGTTAACATTTTGCTGGGATGGCTGTTAGGTAGAGAGCTTATTCATGGAGACTCCAGTTGGTAGCCCCAGTATGCTCAATATGTTGGTAAGATGAGGGTTGAACTAAGAATGTCATGAGCCTGACTGTGTATCTACAGCTGGAAAACACTATAGATACCAACTTGAACCATTCATTCATATTGTGTTGAGGTTACTGTATAATCACCGTGTTGAAGTACTCTACTCCGTTGGCCGTGAAAGCTCCTGCTATCTCCACAGTGGTTGCCACACATGCCACAGGATGCCCGTTGCCCATTGGTTTACCCATGGTCACAATGTCGGGACAGAACCCTTCCCCCTGCAGCTGGAAAGCCCAGAAGTGACTTCCCACACGTCCGAAGCCTGTCTGCACCTCGTCTGCCACAAACACCCCACCTGCTGAGCGCACGTATCTGTGGAGAGTTTGACGGAGACGCACCATGACTCTACTGTTCTACATGTGGTCGGGCAAAGACAGAACCTAGAAAAATGAGTCATCACTCACTCTGCAACTTTAGCTGAGTATCCTTGGGGCATGATGATTTGtcctccaacacttggcaaggATTCAGCAAAGAAGGCAGAGATCTGTGGGGAAATGGAAGTTAGTGAGTATTATAAATGGTCCTGTTCATTACAGTGTTACTAATTCTCTGTATAACAATGAGTGATCTAAGTGTAAGGGTGTGTATAGCTGAGTAAAAGTGTACCTTACGACCCTTCTTGTGCACCTCCTCTATCAGGTCTTTTACTGTGTCAGCGTAAGCTTGGCCGGGGTTGGGGTGATCCTCTCTGTATAAGCCCCTGTAGGTGTCTGGTAAGGGTGCCTAGGAGGATGAAACACATTCTTTCAGACAGGCAGGAGTCCACTGTTGGTCAGCGGTTTGTGAAATGATGGTCGTATGGATTTACACACCACATGAACCCATTCTTTCTGTCCTGCCAGTTTCCGGAACTTGTAAGGACTAATGTCGATGAGGGACATTAGATGCCCATGGTATGCACTGGTGTAAAAGGAGAGCTCATTGTAATTGACAAGCAGGTGTATTGTCAGAGGGCGAAAGTGTTGCACTAGAGCTCAATACGTACTGGTCAAGCACAATGACGTCCTCATGCTGAGTGTACTGCTGGGCCAAGCGAAGGGCAAGATCATTGGCCTCTGAACTGCAAGAAGAACAGATGTTAAATCACCACAATGGTACTTGAGGAATACCAGTTTGTTGAGCTTTGGGTGTGTTACTTACCCTGAGTTAACAAAGTAGAAGACACACAGTTTCTCAGGCAGGGTGGCGGCCAGGCGGTCTGCATACATGACTATGTTGTCATGCAGGAATCTTGTATTTGTGTTGAGGAGGTCCAtttgtgctgctgcagccttTGTAATGCTGGGGTGACAGTGGCCCACTGCAAAAGGAATATTGCAACACATGAAGTTTCTACCACTAGTAGGAAGGAGTGTAATGTACTGTGTTTATAAAGTTAATAACTATAGACTTTGCACTGGATAATAAATGTTTCACCATGGTGGACGTTGCTGATGCAGTCCAGATAGCGCTGGCCATTCTCATCGAATAGATATTGCCCTCTTGCTCTCACTATTTTCACAGGGTCGCCTGAATAGAAGAGTCTGATGGACTGCCTATGATCCAATCAATTACTACGTGTCAGTAACTGTCTTGCACCAGCTTGCatcaaaacaatcaaacaatacCAGTTTCATTCCTACATACCCGATCAGTCTCTTCCTCATTGCTAGAGTTTCTTCTTTCCTGAAATTTTCACGTGCCATGTTGTCTTTGGGATCCCCGTAGATGTGACATGTGTCAAAGACTACTGAGGAAATGAACAAAGGGCGACGCGACGACACTAATCAAGACTTTCTCTGCATCTACTTCTGAAATTGTTTGGCTATGTCTGGTCTGTGGGCTTGACATCCACCACGCATGCGTACATGGTAAACTGTAGTTCACATAGTTTGAGCAGTTTGCAATGGATTCTTCTTCCATCGCAAATATATGTAGGCCATCTCAGTTAGATACGTATTATATAATTCTACATAAATCAGATAAGCTACGTTTATATGTCTAAAACACTGTTTGGTCAGTTATTATTTTACGCTGTCGCTTTATTTAGAAGGACCTAACTGTGGGGCGGGTAACGACGCAGAGACATTAAAATAAGGGCAAGAAATGTTGCTTAAAGTGTAGTTACAGTTGGAAACACATCAAGTAAAGTATTGTTGGAGAAACATGTGCAATATCAGCATATTGGGGC
This region of Epinephelus fuscoguttatus linkage group LG9, E.fuscoguttatus.final_Chr_v1 genomic DNA includes:
- the phykpl gene encoding 5-phosphohydroxy-L-lysine phospho-lyase, producing MARENFRKEETLAMRKRLIGQSIRLFYSGDPVKIVRARGQYLFDENGQRYLDCISNVHHVGHCHPSITKAAAAQMDLLNTNTRFLHDNIVMYADRLAATLPEKLCVFYFVNSGSEANDLALRLAQQYTQHEDVIVLDHAYHGHLMSLIDISPYKFRKLAGQKEWVHVAPLPDTYRGLYREDHPNPGQAYADTVKDLIEEVHKKGRKISAFFAESLPSVGGQIIMPQGYSAKVAEYVRSAGGVFVADEVQTGFGRVGSHFWAFQLQGEGFCPDIVTMGKPMGNGHPVACVATTVEIAGAFTANGVEYFNTFGGNPVSCAIGLAVLDVIEKEDLRGNATRVGGHLKDLLMKLQTRHQIIGDVRGVGLFVGLELVTDRKKKTPATETAAAVVKRLKEEDKICVSTDGPWDNVVKFKPPMCFSIEDAELVVQCIDRILTDMGASALKLEKDDI